The following are encoded together in the Actinobacillus lignieresii genome:
- a CDS encoding YdcH family protein produces the protein MFPEFRELITQLKNSDTHFSRLFDKHNELDQRIKNMESNIELATNDEIEVLKREKLHIKDELYAILKKKSA, from the coding sequence ATGTTCCCTGAATTTCGTGAATTAATTACTCAATTAAAGAATAGTGATACGCACTTTTCCCGTTTATTTGATAAACATAATGAGTTGGACCAACGGATTAAAAATATGGAATCAAATATCGAGCTTGCTACAAATGATGAAATAGAAGTTCTTAAAAGAGAAAAATTACATATTAAAGATGAATTATATGCAATTCTTAAGAAAAAATCCGCATAG
- the rplI gene encoding 50S ribosomal protein L9 gives MQVILLDKVAHLGSVGDQVTVKSGFARNFLIPQGKAVMATAANIAHFEARRAELEAKAAEALAAAQARAAKIAEIAAVSVSATAGDDGRLFGSISAKDIADALTAAGVAVAKSEVRLGEGPLRTTGEHEVKVHLHPEVNAAVTVNVVAE, from the coding sequence ATGCAAGTTATTTTATTAGATAAAGTTGCTCACTTAGGTTCTGTGGGCGACCAAGTAACCGTTAAATCAGGTTTTGCACGTAACTTCTTAATCCCACAAGGTAAAGCGGTTATGGCAACAGCAGCAAACATCGCTCACTTCGAAGCACGTCGTGCCGAGTTAGAAGCGAAAGCGGCTGAAGCGTTAGCGGCAGCACAAGCTCGTGCAGCTAAAATTGCTGAAATCGCAGCAGTATCAGTATCTGCAACAGCAGGTGATGACGGTCGTTTATTCGGTTCAATCTCTGCAAAAGATATCGCTGATGCATTAACAGCGGCAGGCGTTGCAGTAGCTAAATCAGAAGTTCGTTTAGGTGAAGGTCCGCTTCGCACAACCGGCGAACACGAAGTTAAAGTTCACTTACACCCTGAAGTGAATGCGGCAGTTACCGTAAACGTAGTTGCTGAATAA
- the rpsR gene encoding 30S ribosomal protein S18 gives MARYFRRRKFCRFTAENVVEIDYKDIATLKNYISESGKIVPSRITGTRAKYQRQLARAIKRARYLALLPYTDNHQ, from the coding sequence ATGGCACGTTATTTCCGTCGTCGTAAGTTCTGCCGTTTCACAGCGGAAAATGTTGTTGAGATCGATTACAAAGATATCGCTACATTAAAGAACTACATTTCTGAAAGCGGCAAGATTGTTCCTAGCCGTATCACTGGTACTCGTGCGAAGTATCAACGTCAATTAGCTCGCGCAATCAAACGCGCTCGTTACTTAGCGTTACTTCCATACACTGACAACCATCAGTAA
- the priB gene encoding primosomal replication protein N, translating to MNQRKLASNSPIDNCLILSGSVASTVKQSQNPLGVPNYRFWLEHRSIQTEVNLERQAWCKIQVILNGNQFSLITQQIKLGDKIRVYGFIHTHKDYNGLSQLVVHAEHIEFIDQEKPNGTLFPSS from the coding sequence TTGAATCAGAGGAAGCTGGCGAGTAATTCGCCGATTGATAATTGCTTAATTCTGAGCGGCTCGGTCGCTTCAACGGTTAAGCAAAGCCAAAACCCGTTAGGGGTTCCGAATTATCGTTTTTGGCTTGAACATCGTTCAATTCAAACCGAAGTAAATTTAGAGCGTCAAGCGTGGTGTAAAATCCAAGTGATTTTAAATGGCAATCAATTTAGTTTAATAACCCAACAAATAAAGCTCGGCGATAAAATTAGAGTTTACGGATTTATCCACACTCACAAAGACTATAACGGTTTAAGCCAATTAGTCGTTCATGCCGAACATATTGAATTTATAGATCAGGAGAAGCCAAATGGCACGTTATTTCCGTCGTCGTAA
- the rpsF gene encoding 30S ribosomal protein S6 — protein sequence MRHYEIVFMVHPDQSEQVPAMIERYTASVKEAGGQVHRLEDWGRRQLAYPINKLHKAHYVLMNVEAPQSVIDELETNFRYNDAVLRNLIVHTKAAVTEASPMVKAKESKVAEAVSEVESEEAGE from the coding sequence ATGCGTCACTACGAAATCGTTTTTATGGTTCACCCGGACCAAAGCGAACAAGTACCGGCAATGATTGAGCGTTACACAGCGTCTGTTAAAGAAGCTGGCGGTCAAGTTCATCGCTTAGAAGATTGGGGTCGTCGTCAATTAGCATACCCAATCAACAAACTTCACAAAGCACACTACGTGTTAATGAATGTAGAAGCACCTCAAAGTGTAATCGACGAGTTAGAAACTAACTTCCGTTATAACGATGCAGTTCTTCGTAACTTAATCGTTCACACTAAAGCGGCAGTAACTGAAGCGTCACCAATGGTGAAAGCGAAAGAAAGCAAAGTTGCTGAAGCGGTATCTGAAGTTGAATCAGAGGAAGCTGGCGAGTAA
- the purD gene encoding phosphoribosylamine--glycine ligase codes for MNVLIIGNGGREHALAWKVRQSPLVKKVFVAPGNAGTALEEGIENVAIAATDVPTLVAFAKENQIGLTIVGPEAPLVIGVVDAFRANGLKIFGPTQAAAQLEGSKAFTKDFLARHQIPTAEYQNFTEVEPALAYLKQKGAPIVIKADGLAAGKGVIVAMTLEEAEEAVKDMLSGNAFGEAGSRVVIEEFLDGEEASFIVMVDGKNVEPMATSQDHKRVGEGDKGLNTGGMGAYSPAPVVTPEIHNRVMQEVIYPTVKGMAAEGNAYTGFLYAGLMIMPNGQPKVIEFNCRFGDPETQPIMMRLESDLVQLCLAACDEKLDTIKSKWCEQAALGIVLAAEGYPGDYRKGDEISGIPTQAQKSQKVFLAGVEQKDGKLVTNGGRVLCATALGNSVFDAQQQALKLAEQIQWQGRFYRCDIGHRAVAREKA; via the coding sequence ATGAATGTATTAATTATTGGTAACGGTGGTCGTGAACACGCTTTAGCTTGGAAAGTTCGTCAATCGCCTTTAGTCAAAAAAGTTTTTGTCGCACCGGGGAATGCCGGTACTGCTCTGGAAGAAGGTATCGAAAATGTGGCAATCGCCGCAACTGATGTTCCTACATTAGTTGCTTTTGCGAAGGAAAACCAAATTGGCTTAACGATTGTTGGACCCGAAGCACCGCTTGTTATCGGTGTAGTTGATGCATTCCGAGCGAACGGCTTAAAAATCTTTGGCCCGACTCAAGCGGCGGCACAGTTAGAAGGTTCAAAAGCCTTTACTAAAGATTTCTTAGCTCGCCATCAGATTCCGACTGCCGAATATCAAAATTTTACCGAAGTTGAGCCGGCACTTGCTTATTTAAAACAAAAAGGTGCGCCGATTGTAATTAAAGCGGACGGTTTAGCTGCCGGTAAAGGCGTAATTGTTGCAATGACGCTCGAAGAAGCGGAAGAAGCGGTAAAAGATATGCTATCGGGCAACGCATTCGGCGAAGCCGGTAGCCGCGTAGTTATCGAAGAATTTTTAGACGGTGAAGAAGCCAGTTTTATCGTGATGGTGGACGGTAAAAACGTTGAGCCGATGGCGACCAGCCAAGATCACAAGCGTGTTGGCGAAGGAGATAAAGGTTTAAATACCGGCGGAATGGGGGCATACTCACCGGCTCCGGTCGTTACGCCGGAAATCCATAATCGTGTTATGCAAGAAGTCATTTACCCGACTGTGAAAGGTATGGCGGCGGAAGGCAATGCATATACCGGTTTCCTCTATGCCGGTTTAATGATTATGCCGAACGGACAGCCGAAAGTAATCGAATTCAACTGCCGTTTCGGCGATCCGGAAACCCAGCCGATTATGATGCGTTTAGAGTCGGATCTTGTACAACTTTGTTTAGCGGCTTGCGATGAAAAACTTGATACGATTAAATCAAAATGGTGTGAACAAGCGGCGTTAGGCATCGTGCTTGCAGCGGAAGGTTATCCGGGCGATTACCGTAAAGGCGACGAAATCAGCGGTATTCCAACTCAAGCACAAAAATCACAGAAAGTATTCCTTGCCGGTGTAGAGCAAAAAGACGGAAAATTAGTCACTAACGGCGGGCGTGTTTTATGTGCAACCGCATTAGGTAATTCGGTGTTTGATGCACAGCAACAAGCGTTAAAACTTGCCGAGCAAATTCAATGGCAAGGACGTTTCTATCGCTGTGATATCGGCCACCGTGCGGTGGCAAGAGAAAAAGCGTAA
- the pnuC gene encoding nicotinamide riboside transporter PnuC, with translation MNTQTISNFVKQELSGWKPFEVIWLVAFIAAQVWAYVQAPDSILAMISGIAGIICVVLVSKGKVSNYLFGLIFAYTYFYVAWGNNFIGEMNSVLYVYLPAQFIGYFVWQANMQKDSQGGGAVIAKSLSVKGWIILLAAIGIGTFLFIQALKAAGGSSTGLDGVTTITTVAAQLLMILRYREQWLLWIVLNVLSIALWAETPAMYLMYGAYLLNSLYGFYNWTQLEKSAQR, from the coding sequence ATGAATACGCAAACAATTTCAAATTTTGTTAAACAAGAACTTTCCGGCTGGAAACCTTTTGAAGTGATTTGGCTTGTAGCCTTTATTGCCGCTCAAGTTTGGGCTTATGTACAAGCACCTGATTCTATCTTAGCAATGATTTCCGGTATCGCCGGTATCATCTGTGTTGTATTGGTCAGTAAGGGGAAAGTCAGTAACTATTTATTCGGTCTAATTTTTGCTTATACCTATTTTTATGTAGCGTGGGGTAATAATTTTATCGGGGAAATGAACAGTGTGCTTTATGTGTATTTGCCGGCGCAATTTATCGGTTACTTCGTGTGGCAAGCGAATATGCAAAAAGACAGCCAAGGCGGTGGAGCGGTGATTGCCAAGTCGTTAAGTGTCAAAGGCTGGATTATTCTGTTAGCGGCAATCGGTATCGGGACTTTTCTATTTATTCAAGCACTCAAAGCGGCGGGCGGTAGCTCGACCGGTTTAGACGGCGTTACCACTATCACAACCGTAGCGGCACAATTGCTGATGATTTTACGCTATCGTGAACAATGGTTATTGTGGATTGTACTTAATGTGTTATCAATCGCCTTATGGGCGGAAACACCGGCGATGTATTTAATGTACGGAGCTTATCTGCTTAACTCGCTCTACGGTTTCTATAACTGGACACAGTTAGAGAAAAGTGCACAGCGTTAG
- a CDS encoding YfgM family protein, which yields MSNEYLNKTEEQQFEEAKNWFKENGTPILVAVIIACAATLGWNFWQNHQVQAAQQTSATYQNIMESYLQDPEKNQPLVEKFINENKDSSYAVFSQLESAKQAVEKADFATAKTVLQSALASTSDASLQTIIRFRLATLDYQLKNYDDALATLGQITDQVWEQRKLVLTGDILVAKGDKASAKGVYEKAKASATNQDKVLIDVRLNNL from the coding sequence ATGAGTAACGAATATTTAAATAAAACGGAAGAACAGCAGTTTGAAGAGGCGAAAAATTGGTTTAAAGAGAACGGTACGCCGATTTTAGTTGCCGTCATCATTGCTTGTGCGGCGACTTTAGGCTGGAACTTTTGGCAGAATCACCAAGTCCAGGCGGCGCAACAAACCTCGGCGACCTACCAAAATATTATGGAAAGCTATTTGCAAGATCCCGAGAAAAACCAACCGCTAGTCGAGAAGTTTATCAATGAGAATAAAGATTCGAGTTATGCGGTGTTCTCACAATTGGAATCGGCAAAACAAGCGGTTGAAAAAGCGGATTTTGCAACGGCGAAAACCGTATTGCAAAGCGCACTGGCTTCAACAAGTGATGCCAGCTTACAAACGATCATTCGTTTCCGTTTGGCAACGCTGGATTATCAATTAAAAAATTATGATGATGCGTTGGCGACTTTAGGTCAAATTACGGATCAAGTATGGGAGCAACGTAAATTAGTCTTAACCGGCGATATTCTGGTGGCGAAAGGCGATAAGGCTTCGGCGAAAGGCGTTTATGAAAAAGCGAAAGCGAGCGCAACCAATCAAGATAAAGTATTGATTGACGTACGTTTAAATAATCTATAA
- the hisS gene encoding histidine--tRNA ligase, whose protein sequence is MAKNIQAIRGMNDCSPTESPLWQWIENKVRNVLAGYGYSEVRMPIVESTPLFARAIGEVTDVVSKEMYTFWDNDEQLTLRPEGTAGCVRAAIERGWIYNNEQRLWYMGPMFRHERPQKGRYRQFHQAGVEVFGIPNPEIDAELIILTARLWKELGIDQHVSLQLNSIGSLEARANYRSALVKFLENHTALMSDEEKERLVKNPLRILDTKNQALQEVLNDAPKLLDYLDDDSREHFAHLCHLLDAMGITYEVNPKLVRGLDYYNKTVFEWVTSALGSQGTVCGGGRYDGLVEQLGGHATQGVGFAMGLERLVLLVQEVNKEINLPKAVDVYVVYSGEGATLNVFQMAERIRSELPQLGVMTHCSGGNFKKQFKRADKVEAQIALVIGESEVEQQTVVLKDLQSGAEQVTIAQADLIAELTKRF, encoded by the coding sequence GTGGCTAAAAATATTCAAGCAATTCGTGGGATGAATGATTGCTCACCGACAGAATCGCCGTTATGGCAGTGGATTGAGAATAAAGTACGTAACGTATTAGCCGGTTACGGTTATTCCGAAGTGCGTATGCCGATTGTCGAAAGCACCCCGCTTTTCGCACGTGCAATCGGCGAAGTGACCGATGTGGTTTCAAAAGAAATGTACACCTTCTGGGATAATGACGAACAATTAACCCTTCGTCCGGAAGGGACGGCAGGTTGCGTGCGTGCGGCGATCGAACGCGGGTGGATTTACAATAACGAACAACGTTTATGGTATATGGGTCCAATGTTCCGTCACGAGCGTCCGCAAAAAGGTCGTTACCGCCAATTCCACCAAGCCGGTGTAGAGGTTTTCGGTATTCCTAATCCGGAAATTGATGCGGAATTAATTATTTTAACCGCACGTTTATGGAAAGAACTGGGCATCGATCAACACGTGTCTTTACAATTAAACTCTATCGGTTCGCTTGAAGCTCGTGCGAATTATCGTTCGGCATTGGTAAAATTCTTAGAAAATCACACCGCTTTAATGAGCGATGAAGAAAAAGAACGCTTAGTTAAAAATCCGTTACGTATTCTTGATACCAAAAACCAAGCGTTACAAGAAGTACTTAATGATGCGCCGAAATTATTGGATTACTTAGATGATGACAGCCGTGAGCATTTTGCGCACCTTTGTCATTTACTAGATGCGATGGGTATCACTTATGAAGTGAATCCGAAACTGGTACGCGGTTTGGATTACTACAATAAAACCGTATTCGAGTGGGTAACTTCGGCATTAGGTTCTCAAGGCACGGTATGCGGCGGCGGTCGTTATGACGGCTTGGTCGAACAACTCGGCGGTCATGCAACGCAAGGCGTCGGTTTTGCGATGGGCTTAGAGCGTTTGGTTCTGCTAGTTCAAGAAGTGAATAAAGAAATCAACTTACCGAAAGCGGTTGATGTCTATGTGGTTTATTCGGGTGAAGGCGCGACTTTAAATGTGTTCCAAATGGCGGAACGAATCCGTAGCGAATTACCGCAATTAGGTGTGATGACTCACTGCTCGGGCGGTAACTTCAAAAAACAATTTAAACGTGCGGATAAAGTGGAAGCTCAAATCGCATTGGTTATCGGCGAAAGCGAAGTTGAACAACAAACCGTGGTGCTAAAAGATTTACAAAGCGGTGCGGAACAAGTCACAATCGCGCAAGCGGATTTAATCGCGGAACTTACAAAACGTTTTTAA
- the ispG gene encoding flavodoxin-dependent (E)-4-hydroxy-3-methylbut-2-enyl-diphosphate synthase has protein sequence MSIHQSPIKRRESKKIWVGNVAVGGDAPISVQSMTNTRTTDVEATVAQIKSLERVGADIVRVSVPTMDAAEAFKVIKQQVNVPLVADIHFDYRIALKVAEYGVDCLRINPGNIGNEERIRAVVDCAKDKNIPIRIGVNAGSLERDLQEKYGEPTPQALLESALRHVDILDRFNFENFKVSVKASDVFLAVESYRLLAKQIVQPLHLGITEAGGARAGSVKSAVGLGLLLSEGIGDTLRISLAADPVEEVKVGFDILKSLRIRSRGINFIACPTCSRQEIDVIATVNALEQRLEDILTPMDVSIIGCVVNGPGEALISDLGVTGSNKMSGFYLDGVRQKERFDNEKLIDQLEAKIRARVAEQHNRIQIEQI, from the coding sequence ATGTCAATTCATCAATCGCCAATTAAACGTCGCGAATCTAAAAAGATTTGGGTGGGGAATGTCGCAGTCGGCGGCGATGCGCCGATTTCGGTGCAGTCGATGACCAATACGCGTACCACCGATGTGGAAGCTACCGTTGCACAAATCAAATCGCTTGAGCGTGTCGGTGCGGATATCGTACGCGTTTCGGTACCGACTATGGATGCGGCGGAAGCGTTTAAAGTGATTAAACAGCAAGTGAACGTACCGCTCGTGGCGGATATTCATTTCGATTATCGTATCGCATTAAAAGTGGCGGAATACGGTGTGGATTGTTTACGTATCAATCCGGGTAATATCGGTAACGAAGAGCGTATTCGCGCCGTTGTGGACTGTGCGAAAGATAAAAATATTCCGATTCGAATCGGTGTGAATGCCGGTTCACTTGAACGTGATTTACAAGAGAAATACGGCGAGCCGACTCCGCAGGCATTATTGGAATCGGCATTACGTCACGTAGATATTTTAGATCGCTTTAATTTTGAGAACTTCAAAGTGAGCGTAAAAGCGTCCGATGTGTTTCTAGCGGTTGAATCTTACCGTCTTTTAGCCAAACAAATCGTACAGCCGTTGCATTTAGGCATTACCGAAGCGGGCGGTGCGAGAGCCGGTTCGGTCAAATCCGCAGTCGGTTTAGGACTATTACTGTCTGAAGGTATCGGTGATACGTTGCGTATTTCGCTTGCAGCGGATCCGGTTGAAGAAGTGAAAGTCGGTTTCGATATTTTAAAATCGTTGCGTATTCGTTCTCGCGGTATCAACTTCATTGCTTGCCCGACTTGTTCACGTCAAGAAATCGACGTTATTGCTACGGTAAATGCGTTGGAACAACGTTTGGAAGATATTTTAACTCCGATGGACGTTTCCATTATCGGTTGTGTGGTAAACGGGCCGGGTGAAGCGCTGATTTCCGATTTAGGGGTAACCGGTTCCAATAAAATGAGCGGTTTTTATCTTGATGGCGTTCGCCAAAAAGAGCGTTTCGATAATGAAAAATTAATTGACCAACTGGAAGCAAAAATTCGAGCAAGAGTTGCCGAACAACACAATCGAATTCAAATCGAACAAATTTAA
- a CDS encoding RodZ domain-containing protein, with translation MTESTHPMQENQDIPLGQKLKQAREALHLSIEDVAKKTNLKKSHIESLENDIFILQNVAPTFVRGYVRNYLRFLRLPEALVSTVNYGEVIIPKDAVKTPSPKVVQKSQTKWVKYLTILVLLGAVGMTLLWWWQDYQKEQESREHIVSSSVVEPTATQVTAPITAPVVETPPAPVAVAPVMETPKAETTSPMPTENNALNTAAATEQPQVSVMPEATTEAVNVLQQPAIEPAAEQPQAAAVGNDELRIEITGKESWITVKGSKSKKSLAEKLYSNGEVLTFNGDEQYRLTIGAPANVKLYYKGQEVPLKIDGRVARIRLPLAQ, from the coding sequence ATGACCGAATCAACTCATCCAATGCAAGAAAATCAAGATATTCCTTTAGGACAAAAGCTGAAACAAGCGCGTGAAGCGTTGCATTTAAGCATTGAGGATGTCGCCAAAAAAACGAATTTAAAAAAATCTCACATCGAGTCTTTAGAAAACGATATTTTTATTTTACAAAATGTAGCGCCGACCTTCGTACGCGGTTATGTGCGTAATTATTTACGCTTCTTACGTCTGCCGGAAGCCTTGGTTTCGACCGTAAATTACGGCGAGGTGATTATTCCTAAAGACGCGGTTAAAACGCCTTCGCCTAAAGTCGTGCAAAAATCTCAAACGAAATGGGTGAAGTATCTTACTATTCTTGTCTTATTAGGTGCGGTGGGGATGACGTTACTTTGGTGGTGGCAAGATTACCAAAAAGAACAAGAAAGCCGAGAACATATTGTAAGCAGTTCCGTTGTAGAGCCGACGGCGACACAGGTTACTGCGCCAATTACCGCCCCTGTGGTAGAAACACCGCCTGCACCTGTAGCCGTTGCACCTGTTATGGAAACGCCTAAAGCGGAAACTACCTCACCGATGCCAACGGAAAATAATGCGCTAAATACGGCTGCGGCTACAGAACAACCGCAAGTTAGCGTTATGCCGGAAGCGACAACCGAAGCGGTTAATGTGTTACAACAACCGGCTATTGAACCGGCAGCGGAACAACCTCAAGCGGCTGCCGTCGGTAATGATGAGTTACGTATCGAAATTACCGGTAAAGAAAGCTGGATCACGGTAAAAGGCAGTAAGAGTAAGAAAAGTTTAGCGGAAAAATTATATAGTAACGGTGAAGTGCTGACATTTAACGGCGATGAACAGTATCGTTTAACCATTGGTGCGCCGGCGAATGTAAAACTTTATTATAAAGGCCAAGAAGTACCGTTAAAAATTGACGGGCGTGTCGCTCGTATTAGATTACCTTTAGCACAATAA
- a CDS encoding SulP family inorganic anion transporter — translation MISEKDKTRLFKQNFASGLVVFLVALPLCLGIALASGAPPLSGVVSGIIGGIVIGALSSSHISVAGPAAGLVAIVLAAITQLGSFELFLCAGIVAGVIQLSLGFLRAGSITNYIPIAVIEGMLAGIGILIIFSQLPYALGNKQFFQELSQSFINIHLGSFSIALLSLFLMLGWDSSPTLKKIKMLPSALIAVIISICLNRLFIGMDSSLAIPATQLVQLPIPNSWAEMSDLIRFPDFAGFSSSIVWVTGATMAIVASIETLLSIEAADRLDSKRRITDTNQELRAQGVGNIVSSVLGGLPITAVIVRSSANANAGATHKLSSIIHGVLLLVCVLAIPSILNQIPLATLSAVLILVGYKLARPTVFKHFWHKGIYQFIPFVATAAAVVAFDLLKGVGLGLVISIIFLLQGNMKRAYYLSREELEDASYIKMQLSEEVSFLNKAAIKKTLKNIRPNSKVIIDASRTSYIASDVLELIEDFANITARENHIRVYLKGFKSDYNNQEIDHASHVKVEHGSRI, via the coding sequence ATGATTTCCGAAAAAGATAAAACCCGTTTATTTAAACAAAATTTTGCCTCCGGTTTAGTCGTATTTTTAGTCGCCTTACCTCTATGTCTCGGTATCGCATTGGCGTCGGGCGCACCGCCGCTTTCGGGAGTCGTATCAGGTATTATCGGCGGTATCGTTATCGGCGCATTGAGTTCGTCACATATCAGCGTGGCAGGGCCTGCCGCCGGGTTGGTTGCGATTGTGCTTGCGGCGATTACTCAATTAGGCTCATTCGAATTATTTCTTTGCGCAGGTATCGTCGCCGGCGTTATTCAACTCTCGCTCGGTTTTTTACGTGCCGGCAGTATTACCAACTATATTCCGATTGCAGTGATTGAAGGGATGTTAGCCGGTATCGGTATTTTAATTATTTTCTCGCAACTGCCGTACGCATTGGGGAATAAACAATTCTTCCAAGAACTGAGCCAATCCTTTATTAATATTCATCTAGGCTCGTTCAGCATTGCTCTGCTTTCGCTGTTTCTTATGTTGGGTTGGGACTCTTCCCCTACGCTCAAAAAAATTAAAATGCTTCCTTCGGCATTAATTGCGGTAATTATCAGTATTTGTCTGAATCGCTTATTTATCGGTATGGACAGCTCACTAGCCATTCCTGCAACACAGCTCGTCCAGTTACCAATTCCTAATTCTTGGGCGGAAATGAGCGATTTAATTCGTTTTCCGGATTTTGCCGGTTTCAGTTCGTCAATTGTCTGGGTAACCGGTGCAACCATGGCGATTGTCGCCTCAATCGAAACGTTATTATCAATTGAAGCCGCCGACCGTTTAGACAGTAAACGCCGCATTACCGATACCAACCAAGAATTACGCGCGCAAGGGGTGGGCAATATTGTTTCTTCCGTATTAGGCGGCTTACCGATTACTGCCGTGATCGTACGTTCTTCCGCTAACGCCAATGCCGGTGCAACCCACAAATTATCCAGTATCATTCACGGTGTTTTATTGTTGGTCTGTGTTTTAGCGATTCCGAGCATTTTAAATCAAATTCCGCTAGCCACTTTATCTGCCGTCTTAATTTTGGTCGGTTATAAATTGGCTCGTCCAACGGTTTTCAAACACTTCTGGCATAAAGGGATTTATCAGTTTATTCCGTTTGTGGCAACGGCAGCGGCAGTGGTAGCGTTTGATTTACTCAAAGGGGTCGGATTGGGCTTAGTGATTAGTATTATCTTTTTATTACAAGGTAATATGAAGCGAGCTTACTATTTAAGCCGTGAAGAATTGGAAGACGCAAGTTACATCAAAATGCAGCTTTCCGAAGAAGTTTCTTTCTTAAATAAAGCGGCGATTAAAAAGACCTTAAAAAATATTCGCCCGAATTCTAAAGTGATTATTGATGCCTCTCGCACCTCTTATATAGCTTCGGACGTATTAGAATTAATTGAAGATTTCGCCAATATTACCGCACGAGAAAATCATATTCGCGTGTATTTAAAAGGCTTTAAATCCGATTACAATAACCAAGAAATCGACCACGCCAGCCACGTCAAAGTGGAACACGGTAGCCGAATTTAG
- the argH gene encoding argininosuccinate lyase produces MALWGGRFKQEADAKFKFFNDSLRFDYRLALQDIDGSIGWAKAITSVGILTEQEHQQLVAALKELRAEIEPNIAIILRDDAEDIHSWVESKLIEKVGDLGKKLHTGRSRNDQVAVDMKMWCKVQAVVLQERIRNLQHKLVETAEANQNAVMPGYTHLQRAQPITFAHWCMAYYEMLERDFSRLTDAYKRMHTCPLGSGALAGTAYSIDRDALAQDLGFAISTRNSLDSVSDRDHVLELLSTASISMVHLSRFAEDLIFFNSGESAFLELSDRVTSGSSLMPQKKNPDACELIRGKSGRVFGALSGLLTTLKGLPLAYNKDMQEDKEGIFDAMETWQACLEIGALVLEDINVNVERTREAAQQGYSNATELADYLVAKGIPFREAHHIVGEAVVYAISKREPLEALSVAEFKQFHPVIDEDVYPILSLESCLEKRSAKGGVNPERVREAIEAAKVNLGA; encoded by the coding sequence ATGGCACTTTGGGGTGGACGTTTTAAACAAGAAGCTGATGCAAAATTTAAATTTTTCAATGACTCGTTACGTTTTGACTATCGTTTAGCATTACAAGATATTGACGGTTCAATCGGTTGGGCGAAAGCGATTACTTCGGTTGGCATTTTAACCGAGCAAGAACACCAACAATTAGTGGCGGCATTAAAAGAATTACGTGCGGAAATCGAGCCGAATATTGCTATTATTTTACGTGATGATGCGGAAGATATTCATAGCTGGGTTGAGTCGAAACTGATCGAAAAAGTGGGCGATTTAGGTAAAAAGCTTCACACCGGTCGTAGTCGTAACGACCAAGTTGCGGTGGATATGAAAATGTGGTGTAAAGTACAAGCGGTCGTATTGCAAGAGCGTATCCGTAACTTACAACACAAATTGGTTGAAACCGCCGAAGCAAATCAAAATGCGGTGATGCCGGGTTATACCCATTTGCAACGTGCGCAGCCGATTACTTTTGCACACTGGTGTATGGCGTATTACGAAATGTTAGAGCGTGATTTCAGCCGTTTAACCGATGCTTATAAACGTATGCACACCTGCCCGTTAGGTTCAGGCGCATTAGCCGGCACGGCGTATTCAATTGATCGTGATGCGCTTGCGCAGGATCTCGGCTTTGCGATTAGTACACGTAACAGTTTGGATTCGGTTTCGGATCGTGACCACGTGTTGGAATTGCTCTCAACCGCTTCGATCAGTATGGTGCATTTATCACGTTTTGCTGAAGATCTTATTTTCTTTAATAGTGGTGAATCAGCGTTCTTGGAATTATCGGATCGTGTTACTTCCGGTTCTTCATTAATGCCGCAAAAGAAAAATCCGGATGCGTGTGAGCTAATTCGTGGTAAATCAGGCCGTGTTTTCGGGGCATTATCAGGTTTACTCACTACCTTAAAAGGCTTACCGCTTGCATATAATAAAGATATGCAAGAGGACAAAGAGGGCATCTTTGATGCGATGGAAACCTGGCAGGCTTGCTTAGAGATTGGGGCGTTAGTGTTGGAAGATATCAATGTAAACGTAGAACGTACCCGTGAAGCGGCACAGCAAGGTTATTCCAATGCGACCGAACTTGCCGATTATTTAGTGGCGAAAGGTATTCCGTTCCGTGAAGCGCATCATATCGTGGGTGAAGCGGTAGTTTATGCCATCAGCAAACGTGAACCGTTGGAAGCGTTAAGCGTAGCGGAATTTAAACAGTTCCACCCGGTGATTGATGAAGACGTTTACCCGATTCTTTCGTTAGAATCTTGTTTAGAAAAACGTAGCGCGAAAGGCGGGGTAAATCCAGAACGTGTCCGTGAAGCGATTGAAGCGGCTAAAGTAAATTTAGGGGCTTAG